The Haliaeetus albicilla chromosome 11, bHalAlb1.1, whole genome shotgun sequence sequence AGAAACTTCCTGCAAGTTCTACAGCTGttccaaaaagtaaaaaaaaaaaaaggttctttttctctgtaagaTGCTGCAAATTGCAATGTGACAATGGTTCTTAGCACTAAAAAGAGCTAAATATTAGTCTATCCTACATTTAGAAAATGGTGTCAAAAACATGTTTGTTGTTCACACCTAACATCTTACTAAAGGCACAGGTTTTACAACCAGAGGATCACAGTAGCAACAAATAACTCATATTTGGGAAATGATTTTTCATGCAATGAATATAAAGATGAAACACAAAAGTGTGAACGTTTTATGCAACTAAGTACAAAAAATTAGTAAGTACCCAACAGTTGTGTATGCCTACAGTTTTCTGCTTGCCATTCCACTGATCGATAttttcaagatttaaaaatctaatCCTGTACAAATCTatgaaaattatctttaaaagttAAGATAGAAGGTGCATAGCAGATAACCACCTGCAAGTACCACACACACAATTATGTATATGTTATACTCACTTTTCCTTGTCTGACTTGTAGATCTGTGCAATATCCGGTACTAAAGGATCATCTGGATTAGGATCACAAAGTAAGGAGCATATGGacaataaaactaaataaaagaGACACTAGATTAAACAAGTtagtttgctttatttctatAATCCTTTAATATATTCCAGTACACTGAAGGAGGGTGGTAGAAGGGAGATTGGGAAGAGAATGCATATTAGTATTAAGCTTTCACATAGCAGTTCTGCTCAGAAATGCTTATACAGCATCATTTTTCTAGGTCCTAAGTAAACAACACCTGATACTAGCCTAGAGAACCTGCAACCCATGGACCTGTACCATTTGTAATGATCTCCCTCCCGTGTTTTAACCTATGAACGTTAAACAAACCACAGACTACACAGTTACATATAAATGTTTGATCAAACTAAGCCCTTCCATCTACAATTATTCTTCTCCACTTCTGTGCTGACAGTTATCCTCTCCTTCATTTGAACACTTCACTTAATTTGATATAAGTGTGACTTCCATTTTGGGAAAATACTTCATCAGCATTATATGCAGGTATTCACTTATAATTCCATATTCATTTCCTGGGATTGAACCAAGgccatttgatttttttctaacattttcAGTCCATACCTTTCAGgaaatttctgtttttataCTCAGAACTAATATGAATGCAAAAGTACACAGTTAAACAATTCTAAACGTGTTGTGAAAGGGAATTTGATGCTATCATAAGAATCTGCTGTagaataggatttttttccttactttgtCTTGTTACCAAAGAGCCCGGACTAACACCTACTTCAGCTGTAGCAAGTTTGACCACTTCATACtgacatatttaattttattaagtGCCAAATACATCAGTAATACTAAAAAAAAGGGGTTAGAGTACTCGGTCACACCAATCAGAGTTGCTATCAGTACGTTGTAATCCTTTGATACAGTAAAACAAGAACTACAAAGGAGAAACTTCCATGAGGCACTGAGCTAATTTCCAGTTATATGAAATATACAATGTGCAAGCACTTTAAAAGCACATCAAATGAGAACACATAAGACCACCAGACTGCTCCGCTTTATAACTGAAGGAACGCTCAACAAGTAAAGGCACAGAGAAGTGCTGAAGATCTAAAAACTTAAGTTTTCAGTTGTAAATGCCAGCTGTTAAACATGATGTAAGTGCCAAATTTCATTTGCTAAATACCTTCTAAATAACTAGAAACAAGACAATTgttgctcagcaataaaacaaCCAATTTCTGTGGAAAGTTGATACCAACTACACACAGGAGTAATTCATGTCTTCAGCAACTACTTCAGGAAACAGTATTAAACTTAGATTTTATTTAGCTTGTGAGATTACTGCATGGGGTCATCGTGCATGAGCAGAAGTTGCTTTTCCAAGGAGGTATAGCAATTGCACTTGCACAGAGCAATTTCCATTGGACAAAGACTAACAATTTTTAGCTTGTACACCAAATGCATTGACACTGTTCTGAAAAAAGACGTGGTTTAGAGAGCTCTCAAGCACATAAGCAAGATGTGATACTGTTTAATCTTGAGTCACAGGAGAACCTTCTGTAATATGACTAAGAGTGTGCCTAAGCATTTTGAAGATGGGTGAGAAAAAACAATGATAGCACTCACATTTTAAGCAGCGTTTGGAGACACAAAATGCCTACAACAAAAGAACTGCTTAATTGTAACCTTAATGTTCAAAAAAATCTATACTGTTCAATGTGAGAAAGTTTAACTACAGGACTAGAATATGTTAATAAATCTTTTACTGATGATTTTGAAAGcagctacatttttaaatattcatcttGCAGAGGAATGCAAACTAGAACAAtttatctcattttaaaataaagtgcaaTTAAGACCTTAGCCCACACAAGGATGCTCAGGCAACCCAAAGAGCCATCAATAAGCAATCAGGTAAACCCACACATGTCAGTATCAGGGTTTTCCATTTACATCCAAATTCATTTGATTTTGAAGCTCTGCTCACCAGTTTCTCCTCAGTTCTGCATGCACAGCCAGCTACAATACAGAAGCTGCATTTCAAGCTAATTGGACATTTATTATCTTACCCAGCTTGTTTTAGAACATTTCTTTGCCATGCacataatattttatgtaatgtGATGCTCCAAATAAACTGTGCAAGATTTTGGATCACAACAAGAATTCCAATGGAATTTGCCACTTCTGTAACGTGCAGGATAAATGCACTGACACCTTTAGTGCCGTAATACACACAAAAGCACCATGGCAGTGTATGCAATttcataaatacattagcaaatCTGTGAGTTTACCTTTAGATACAGTCAGAGCTGGTGACCATTGCGATCTCAGGATATCAAGACAAATACTTCCATTACTGTTTATGTTTGGGTGGTATATTTTTGTTGTAAAAGCaatctggaataaaaaaataattaaaaaccaaGTAACATCAAATTATGTTTATTACATTTGGAATCCTTAACATTGTACTTTCAGGTCCAGTCATACTAGATCTGCCAACACAATTTATTGTACACTTTTGTCTGTTCATCCACTATGAACGTGTATCCTATTGCTGGCCTTTGTGGTTTTAACTTCCAAAATTAAGCCTCAAAGAACTAAGACATAGAAACAAAGCTTTGACCAAAAAAATTGCGTAAGTTTTGAGAGAAAGGACTTACCTTTGGTGGTTTGAAAGGATAGTCTGTTGGAAAGTGTACTGTGAGGAAAAATACTCCCCCTTGATATGCACTAtcaggctggggaaaaaaacaaaacaaacaaaacacattaaTATATTGCAGTTATTTTGGAGCTTCCCTTCTGAACATAGACAACCTCCCAAAGCTGCGAGTATCTTAGAAAATCCATTTTCTCCCCAGTACACAGCCCATAGTATGGGCTGTGTACTGGGAAGGCACAGCAGGAAGCGAAACCTCCCACTGGCCTACAGATCTACAGTAGAGCCAACCAGGGCTACTACTCTAGTAGCGCAGTGCAGCTACTGAGTGCTGCCCTTcttggggaaagaaagggagggagcAGTGTTTGACTGGTGGACCTACAAAACTGCTGATCCACCAGCTCCACCACACCAAGGGGAATACAAAACCCAGAGCAGGTCTTCCAAATCCTGTCTCCGTGCAACACCACAGCTGCTCTGATCCTCCTCCATCCTTAAGCTACAAATATACTTACCTTAAGAAGTGGTTTCTCTTTGCAGATGCAAAGAGTAGGATTTTCCAACATAATTCAGTTGATCATGATGACATCAGGGAGTTTTAAAACACACAACATCTTTGTGACCTGTACAAATCTGTGAACATGCATTTTGTTAGAGAACATGTGCACAGGTTTACGTCCAGGTTGCACACAGTTAATAGATAGAAATAACTTTGTTGCAGTTATCTGTTGAAGAAACCTGTCATTTTTATTAACTAGAAAAGTGAGGAGAAAAGTCTCAGTGCTAAATGACAGAGAGCAGTGCTGCCATTTCTGAttaagagaaggagaagaaaaccttTCTCATTACTCGGTAAGTTTAAAACAGCAACAACGGAACTCAatctcagcaaagctgcagaAGATCAAGTTTTTGGGTTTTCTTATGGAAGCAAAGGcagattgttttttttaaataaaatgtttaccTTGGAAATGagcaaaaattacatttttagagATGAATATAAGAGGTAAAGTCACAAATGGTCCACCAAGACATGTCGTCTTGCACACTCAAAATGCAGACAGCGTTGCAATGTAAGGCAGGTTATATATAGTATTGCTAAGAAGTCAGCATTAGGTAACATCGGAAGAGATTGCCACTGTACTTCCAATTACATTTGAAAGGACTGCTTGCACGCGTACTAAATGATTTGTTGAAGTTAAAATAAGCTGAAGATGAGACAAGTTCAGTGTCAGACAGCAGGCAAAGTAGTCACACTACGTTTTATGAGTAAGGTATATAAAACAAATTGATGATGCCCACAGACAGGAGAAGAGGTTACCCTACTTCCAGACATAGGAAGTGAATTCTGAAGGCAAGCTTTAGTTCTATGCTTCCCTCAGGCCATCAGGAAACATACAGGATGTGCATCCCTATTTCCTTATGTTATCAAGAAAAAGGATTAATATCCTGATGGTGTTCTTTTCTCGTACCTCAGCAGAAATGGCTGAGAAAGGTTGGCAAGAGATGCTCGTTCTTATCCTTAACTAGAGAAATCTGAAGAAACCGAAGCAAAGAAAAGAGTATTTTCCACTACAGAATATGAAAGGTGAACTgcaagctggaagaaaaaacgGAATTTAAGTTGGGATTTACGTTGCTAGTATTTCCCTTGCTCAGGTTATCACAGTCATTCAGGACAAAGACATTATTGGTGGCAATCAGCATGTAAGCTTTTGTTAACTCTTAACTTCTCTGCTGTTTTGCCATTCACCTTTAAGCAGCTCAGAAGGGTAGGGGTTAGAATGACTTTGTATGTGAAAGAACacttgttaaagaaaaatggcaaaagcatTAGTATCCTACAGAAAAACTTGCCACAATCACTTCAGTTGCTGCTGGGCCATTGACAAGTTGGACAACAGACTCCAGCACTGGCAATTCAGTAACTGATCTTTCACTGCGTcagagcagctgtgctgcaaatgcagaaattttctgaaaacagacacAATACCACTTTCCTCTACCATGTGATACTGCATCTTAATGGATTAAGTATTGTCTCAAAATTTCAGCTTACACAGTGATTCAGCTGACCATCTGAACTAGAAACTCTTCTTTCCAAATTAATAAGTCCAAAAGGAAAACACTAGGAATACAAACTCCTTACCATGATATGAATAAACACCCCTTCCCTCAGGTCATAttgttctttattctttttgctAAAACCCTTTTCAGTTTCCCTTTAAAACTTTCTGTTCTTAAGCTTTATTGTCCTTATGTCATTTCCTTGACAAGAGTCATAAATGGAGTCTTTAGAGATCTCCCTCAACCCAAGGAAAGCAGGCCTTTCtcacaaagaaaccaaaagtAACCACAACTGCTGGCCTACAGTTCGCAAAAGCCATCTGTTTTTGCCAGAGCCACATTACAGCCATCATATAGGCTCTATCTAAAAGCCCCCAAAATCACCCTGTGCAACTCCACTCTTGTTTACAGTCACCAACTTTAACACTGAATTACACCCACTCTTCCTCCTTTCAGATGGATGACTCTTCCAGAATTGATCACCTttgaaaagcaagcaagctttTCACTTTGCAGCCCACATCACCAATTCAAACATTGCAGTTGACTGATTAAGCACCCCTAACTTCATGAAGGGGGATGTTTGAACAGTTACAGAAAGAAACTAGTACCAGACTACTAAGAACAACAATACCACCCTAAATCTTTAATCTATACACAGCACAGCTGAATTTGACTGCCATGGTTACAGAAACCCAAATGAATCCTTCTGTaacaaaaagggaaacaagGTCTACTTTCTAATGGGCATGAATTATATACTTACAGGTCCCATAATTGTTGCTTGCCAATGAAACACTGAAAGTCAAAAAGATACAACAATTAAGacattttctgagtttttcgtAACCGGAAAAAGGTCAGCTGTGACAATGTATTGTGAAGAGCTTACAGTCATCTCCAACAGGTCCGGCAGAACAGTGGGCCGGTGGGTCTCGCTGCAGATCACTTAGTTCCTGTAAGAAACacacaaatatttgaaagatcTCTACACAAAAATACACACCACTCAGCAGCATCACTTCAGCAGTAAGAACACAAACAGGTTTTATTAAATAGAcctgtgatatttttaaagaaatcaataCTTGAAATGCCCATTGATactgaaagggttttttttgccagatAAGCCTGCAGCTAAAGACAACATTGTGCTATAAATTAATATCTGGAAGTATTTAAGAGTTATAGCCAAGTTCATAATAAGCTGGATGTATTCAGgtagacagaaaaaagaaattaaatgaaggGTTTCTTGATTTGTCGGTAAACTCACTGCTTAATTTAGAAATTTATGTGCTAATCTGACTGTTCTTTTAGCTTTTGATTTGTAATTTACAAAAGCTTCTTGTATTGGCCTGCTGAGTTAAACTAGCTCATAAAATGCTTGCAGTCTGCCTAGAGATGATATATGAACATAACAAAGTTTTCTAAGTAAActagaaaataaaggaaaaaacattagCTCTACACCCTATTTAACATACCTTGATTTAATTCCCtgcatgctttttttcaaaatgactACTGAAAAACTCCcaagaaagctgaaatttaaGAGAAGCATTCAGAGAAGCTTTTGCAGGTCAACTGATCTATTTCTCTTGCAGAAGTCCACACAGtcccaaataatttaaaattattattcaaTTACTCAAAACCAGCTCAGCTTTTCATCTGATTTATGATCACTGTATCAAATGCAAAACAAGACAGGCATTAATGTTggttcatttttcttgtttaattcAATATCCTACTTTTGATGTCTGAAATTTTACTGTACTAATAACAAACAACGTTTTCCAATTCTAAGCTGATAGGAACTGTGCTGCAGTAAGTTTAACAATTATGTATAAATACTTCCATTGAAATAAGCTAAAAGATATGTGCTAAACCACTGTTCCTAAGTCACTCAATTACTCAAAACACATATTTAAGTCAACAATAAACATAAGCAGGTCTGCAAATATCTCCTTTAGTTTAGCTTAAGGAATAACAGTGAAAACATTTCTACTCAAAAATCATTAGTCAAGACAACTACTTCCAAAATCAAGGTTTAAATTGGAACTAAGTTTAACTCAGGTGTAGAATTTGTGTACGTAGTGTGATCAGACCTTATGTAAATTTGAAGGGTTTAAACTCTGCGCTTCTCAACTGCTGTGATATATTTATCCGTTTATGACATCCAGTAAACATTTCAACTCAACACACTACTCTCTTCAAGGGACCCAATTTACTATGCATGTGGCACCTAAATTCAGGCACACTTCTTACAGGTCCATACTCGGACCTTAATTCAAAGAAAGGCACTGCAACGTATCTTCGTCCAGTTAATACAGTACTGTTACTACTTGCTCTGAAGTCATTCCTCACAGTCCTTGCGATTTAAACCAAAAGAGACAGTTCTTTCATATAATGAAATAGCTCAGGTTGCCAACTAGTGTTACCTGTCTGCCCTTAACTTTATTCTGTTGGTGAAATTGTACACTGGTCCAGAAACAGCACTCCGGACTAGACTTTGACTAATAAAGGCAATAGCAAAACACTTTAAAAGCGCAGTTCCCTTTTTAATCGGAGGATTCAAATTTCACCAAGGGAGCGATACAGAGAACTAACTAGTAATCCATGCAAAGCCAAGTAATTGCCAGTACACGAAGGGAGTCAACATGTCTCAAGTTTCCAGGAGTCATGGGAGTTGTAACAACCACtaccagcagcagagctgttacAGCCACTGTCTACTCTAATTTGCAACTCAAGATCTAACCCAACAAGAGAAGATTAGGTCTTGTACGCACACTTCAAAAAAGCCAGCTAGACGACACTGTTAGCCAAAACAGAGAATTGAAAGCCTAAAAATCATACATTTTATAGCAGTCATTGCTGACTACTAAATTAAAGGCAATGATGGGAAAAATAAGTAGCTTAAACTCTTCTGAAAGTCTCTAAAATATATGCAAACATTCCTATATGCATACGCAAACTGCTAGGCAAGCACTTAATTTTGGAGTCGCAAGTCTATAACAGCGCCCTCATTTGCTAGATGCTTTCCTCAAGATCTTTACATACCCTAAACCCACACaaattggttttctttcctatgTACACACATACTTCAAAACTGGCAGGAACTGGGGAAGGCTCCTTAGGTATACACTTTCAATTGGTTTCAGCTAAAGGCACTATTCAACTTCATATTGTTAATTATGCTGTTTAAGCTTCATATTCAAAGCAAAATTATCTGCAGAGCTGTAAGATTTAGGCTTCAAGCTTTCCTACATCTTTTGAAATGGTGCAAGGAGATAGTCAGAATGTCCCTGAGTCAGATTGACTTCCCAGTGTCCAGAACCAAACACTGCAGAACAGTTGTGATGATTCTCTAGAGTAAGTATgtgtaaaaaaacctgcttcaTGAATTTACATATTCACAAAAGAATGAGAAGTTGAATACAAGAATTCTCTATACAAAACAGCAAAGATGCTCTTCACAAGAAGCCCAAAACGTTGCTTTGTCAAGGGACAAGGCTGAAGAGTTACAAAGCACAATGAACTGAAACCTCATTAAGAAGTGCAAGAGAACAGTATGTAAGGCATTACGCAGTCAACACTAAAGACTTCCCGTAATTTTAAGTTAATTGGTTCCAGCAGCTTTGTCCATGTTTTATGGATTGTCACCATGTAGCTGCAAGATGCAGGTCGGGTTACTTCAAGGCCTTGTCTATACCAATATTTTTAGTCACTGGTATAGAAAACACTGGTGCAAGACTTTGATGTACATAGGCTAACAAACAGGATCTATAACTCAAAGGAGTGCAGATTCAGTTTCTAAAGTGCACACCAGTGCAACATCTTTTATGAGaatacacaaaaccaaaattttgtCTGCAAAAGATGCAAACAGAATTATCAGTTATTTCAAGCACTGGTGAATGTCACAGCATAAAAGCATCTATCAAGAGCTCTAACACATGCCACACTATTGCAGTACAGCCAGGATAAACTTGTACAGAGAAAACAACTAAGCTGAGGACAGTGGTAGGAATAGATCTTCTAATCCTCTCAAACATAGAAAATATTAGAGAGTAGAATAGAATACTGTTAATTCTATGCTTCTAACTGGTTGCAATGAATGGGTGCTACAGCAAACTATTTCCCCTGTTTGTAACTACTGAGAAGCAGCCAAGCACAAAAGTAAGCAGGATCTGTGACCAGGTGTAGCTAATAAAGGAATATTAGCATAATGCTACAAACGCTAAGCAACAATTACTGGAGATGGACACAGCAAAGCCTCCAAATTATCACCTTTCATTGCACCACATGCTGTAGAATAGCTCTGTGGGCAGCATGaagcaaaaatttaaaaatcaagtttaacATGTAAAACACACGCTATGGTAAGCTATAAATgctggaaatatttctgaatgtgCAGACTAGTACTCATTGTCAAAGTATAATACAGGATGTATTTCACAAAAGTATAAAGTTGGTGAAGACTGGAAGGCCAGTTTAACACTTACACACTTTATTAGCAGTCAGGCTTCTCTCCTAAAAAGCTACTGGGACAAGACTGTGGAGGATACTTTGATAACAAGGACATAAATATTCTCAGCACAGTACTCATGGACACGCAATGGCTATGAGCATGAGtagtaacaaaaaaaagccctaaaaatATCTCCTCTTTttcagttcaaaaaaaaaagtcagaaatgcAGACTATCAGaatacaaaaaaacctgcagtcaGCATCActaaaagctattttaattcTCTAAGTGACACAAAACCACAATCAGAGCCCTTTTCCATGCTGTTATTTAGAATACAGGCTTTTATATTTGCCAGTGATGTTCTTCATTTCTTGCACAAAATGCACTGTAGACCACAGACTCACTTCCTACCAACTCCATGCATACACTACTGCTGTTATATTAATGCTGTTTGGAACcatctgtcaaaaaaaaaccccagcggTTATACTTAGACTAGTTAAAGGATTCTCTGTTCTTCATAAATTTGGTAAAtgtaaagcaaatatttatctTACTATTTCTCTATATAAAGGTAAGTCTTAGGAATAAAGTATATATTCGATTTTTATACAttgttttaatgcaaaaaatattgTTGTGATATCACAGCTTATGTTTTGAAAGccaattaaaacattttatattacGGATCCACAAAAGAAGTTTCCTCAGTATGGTTATTACCATCCAAAGACAGCATGTGACTCAACAGTTTAAACCTAAACTACAAATAttgataaaattttatttacttgagTAGATTTACAGTAACAAGTTATTTTCAACATAAATATTCAAGTCCATATGCTCTGTTAGTCTACACATATACGAAACACATACTGAAACAAACAGACATTTAGTTCATT is a genomic window containing:
- the UBE2D1 gene encoding ubiquitin-conjugating enzyme E2 D1 isoform X1, with translation MALKRIQKELSDLQRDPPAHCSAGPVGDDLFHWQATIMGPPDSAYQGGVFFLTVHFPTDYPFKPPKIAFTTKIYHPNINSNGSICLDILRSQWSPALTVSKVLLSICSLLCDPNPDDPLVPDIAQIYKSDKEKYNRHAREWTQKYAM
- the UBE2D1 gene encoding ubiquitin-conjugating enzyme E2 D1 isoform X2 gives rise to the protein MLENPTLCICKEKPLLKPDSAYQGGVFFLTVHFPTDYPFKPPKIAFTTKIYHPNINSNGSICLDILRSQWSPALTVSKVLLSICSLLCDPNPDDPLVPDIAQIYKSDKEKYNRHAREWTQKYAM